In a single window of the Candidatus Nanopelagicales bacterium genome:
- a CDS encoding class I SAM-dependent methyltransferase, giving the protein MATHDHPLFTRLYGVIAGLEDDGPVGAARTTVAGHLAGRTLIVGLGPGFDLLHLPDSVTEVIAVEPSASMRRAAHDRVTDYAKSRPIRVIDAVAEDLPLADASIDSILFAYVLCTVDDPSRAMAEARRVLRPGGVVAVMEHVRGAPGSWSGRAQRVVSRIWPHVAGGCHCDRDTRAAFADAGFDTSDLTDTVLVNVPPVAPAVVGTVRPH; this is encoded by the coding sequence ATGGCTACCCACGACCATCCCCTGTTCACCCGGCTCTACGGCGTCATCGCGGGGCTGGAGGACGACGGCCCGGTGGGTGCGGCCCGGACTACAGTCGCGGGCCACCTCGCCGGAAGGACCCTGATCGTGGGCCTCGGGCCGGGTTTTGATTTGCTCCACCTGCCCGACTCGGTCACCGAGGTGATCGCTGTAGAACCCAGTGCGTCTATGCGTCGGGCCGCTCACGACCGGGTCACGGACTACGCGAAGTCACGGCCCATTCGAGTCATCGACGCAGTGGCCGAAGACCTGCCGCTGGCCGACGCCAGCATCGACTCGATCCTGTTCGCCTACGTCCTGTGCACGGTCGACGACCCGTCCCGGGCCATGGCCGAGGCGCGACGCGTCCTGCGCCCCGGCGGGGTGGTCGCGGTCATGGAGCACGTCCGAGGTGCCCCGGGCTCTTGGTCCGGCCGAGCGCAGCGTGTGGTGTCCAGGATCTGGCCCCACGTCGCGGGCGGCTGCCACTGTGACCGCGACACTCGGGCGGCGTTCGCGGATGCAGGGTTCGACACGTCAGACCTCACGGACACGGTCCTGGTGAACGTGCCGCCAGTGGCACCGGCGGTCGTGGGCACCGTGCGGCCCCACTGA
- a CDS encoding electron transfer flavoprotein subunit beta/FixA family protein has translation MKIAVCVKQVPDTWAEKKLSDADKTLDRESADGVMNELDEYAVEEALQLTEAQGGEVVAISMGPDKAEETVRKALQMGAHSGIHIVDDSLHGSDAIATSLVLAKVIADGGFDLVIFGSESTDARMSVVPAMVAERLGVPQMTFANKVEVGEGTIKIQRQTEYGYDEVEASTPAVVSVVEKINEPRYPSFKGIMAAKKKPIETVTVADSGVDAGQVGLEAAWSKVAEFANRPPKAAGVKVEDDGSGGVKIAEYLSEQKFI, from the coding sequence ATGAAGATCGCCGTGTGCGTGAAGCAGGTGCCCGACACCTGGGCGGAGAAGAAACTCAGTGACGCCGACAAGACGCTGGACCGCGAGTCCGCGGACGGCGTGATGAACGAACTCGATGAGTACGCCGTCGAAGAGGCCCTGCAGTTGACCGAGGCGCAAGGCGGCGAGGTCGTCGCGATCAGCATGGGTCCCGACAAAGCAGAGGAAACCGTCCGCAAGGCATTACAGATGGGCGCACACTCGGGCATTCACATCGTCGATGATTCGCTGCACGGCTCCGACGCCATCGCAACCTCCCTCGTGCTCGCCAAGGTGATCGCCGACGGCGGTTTCGACCTGGTCATCTTCGGCTCCGAATCCACCGACGCCCGGATGAGCGTGGTCCCGGCCATGGTCGCGGAGCGCCTCGGTGTTCCCCAGATGACGTTCGCGAACAAGGTCGAGGTCGGCGAGGGCACCATCAAGATCCAGCGTCAGACCGAATACGGTTACGACGAGGTCGAGGCGTCCACTCCCGCGGTTGTCAGTGTCGTGGAAAAGATCAACGAACCGCGGTACCCCTCGTTCAAGGGCATCATGGCCGCGAAGAAGAAGCCCATCGAGACCGTTACGGTCGCCGACTCCGGCGTCGACGCGGGCCAGGTCGGGTTGGAAGCAGCCTGGAGCAAGGTCGCCGAGTTCGCCAACCGGCCGCCGAAAGCCGCCGGCGTGAAGGTCGAGGACGATGGTTCCGGTGGCGTCAAGATCGCTGAGTACCTCAGCGAGCAGAAGTTCATCTGA
- a CDS encoding electron transfer flavoprotein subunit alpha/FixB family protein, translating to MITDAVAVSADLEATQNIFGGAVIVKSKVSTGTPIITVRPNSSPAEPAPASGTVVPVAVALSDAAKGAKITNRVVAQAGGRPELSEAAIVVSGGRGVGGEEGFSVIEGLADSLGAAVGASRAATDAGWYPHQYQVGQTGKTVAPQLYIANGISGAIQHRAGMQTSKTIVVVNKDPEAPIFELADFGVVGDLFSVVPQLTEEIQKRKG from the coding sequence GTGATCACCGATGCGGTGGCCGTGTCCGCTGACCTCGAAGCCACCCAGAACATCTTCGGCGGTGCGGTCATCGTGAAGTCCAAGGTGTCGACCGGAACTCCCATCATCACGGTGCGGCCGAACTCCAGTCCCGCCGAGCCTGCCCCCGCCTCCGGAACGGTCGTTCCGGTTGCCGTGGCCCTCAGCGACGCGGCCAAGGGCGCCAAGATCACCAACCGGGTCGTGGCCCAAGCCGGAGGACGCCCCGAACTGTCTGAAGCGGCCATCGTCGTGTCCGGGGGGCGTGGCGTCGGCGGCGAAGAGGGCTTCTCGGTCATCGAGGGCCTGGCGGACTCGCTGGGCGCAGCGGTCGGCGCTTCTCGCGCCGCCACCGATGCCGGGTGGTACCCGCATCAGTACCAGGTCGGTCAGACCGGCAAGACGGTCGCGCCGCAGTTGTACATCGCCAACGGCATCTCTGGAGCCATCCAGCATCGTGCCGGCATGCAGACCAGCAAGACGATCGTCGTGGTCAACAAGGACCCCGAGGCCCCGATCTTCGAGCTGGCAGACTTCGGTGTCGTGGGCGACCTGTTCTCGGTCGTGCCCCAACTGACCGAGGAGATCCAGAAGCGCAAGGGCTGA
- a CDS encoding cysteine desulfurase family protein, giving the protein MVYLDHAATTDLRPESRQAWLNAAQIAGNPSSLHQHGRAARRLVEESRERAAAALGVPPSTLVFTSGGTESDNLAIVGAVATRRGQSIGRPLVVLPPSEHKAVLEPVGALADAGVVDVEWLGVAGDGRPTVAGLQDLLASARDRFVLVCAMAVNNETGAVAPLADIAAVCADAMSRGDNIEIALHTDAVQALGVVPLNLSAVTTAAFSAHKVGGPMGVGLLYVDPASRIEPLARGGGHEHGLRAGTPDVPGIAAAAVAVELAVREATEHQRLMAALRDRLLTGLAGLGLDHRVNSPDTGVPGVVNIAFPGCESDALMMLLDAAGIAVSTGSACTVGIPQPSHVLTAMGRSPAEARSALRISFGRSSRAADVDAVLTSLPQAVTRARRAGVLTSGRPA; this is encoded by the coding sequence ATGGTCTACCTGGATCATGCCGCCACCACCGACCTGCGCCCGGAATCCCGGCAGGCGTGGCTGAATGCTGCGCAGATCGCAGGCAATCCGTCATCGCTGCACCAGCACGGACGTGCGGCTCGCCGCCTCGTGGAGGAGTCCCGGGAGCGGGCCGCCGCAGCGCTCGGAGTTCCGCCCTCGACCCTGGTGTTCACCTCGGGGGGCACGGAGAGCGACAACCTCGCCATCGTCGGCGCCGTCGCAACACGGCGCGGGCAATCGATCGGTCGGCCTCTGGTCGTGCTGCCGCCCAGTGAGCACAAGGCGGTCCTCGAGCCGGTGGGAGCGCTGGCCGATGCCGGCGTGGTCGATGTCGAGTGGCTGGGCGTCGCCGGTGACGGCCGCCCCACCGTCGCCGGACTGCAGGACCTGCTTGCTTCCGCGCGGGACAGATTCGTCCTGGTGTGCGCGATGGCGGTCAACAACGAGACGGGCGCCGTCGCGCCTCTGGCTGACATCGCCGCCGTGTGCGCGGACGCCATGTCGCGCGGAGACAACATCGAGATCGCGCTGCACACCGACGCAGTGCAGGCCCTGGGCGTGGTGCCACTGAACCTGTCGGCGGTGACCACGGCAGCCTTCTCTGCTCACAAGGTCGGTGGCCCCATGGGGGTGGGACTGCTCTACGTCGACCCGGCTTCCCGGATCGAGCCTCTCGCTCGAGGCGGTGGCCATGAGCACGGTCTGCGGGCGGGGACCCCGGATGTCCCCGGCATCGCGGCGGCTGCCGTGGCAGTGGAACTCGCGGTACGCGAGGCCACCGAGCATCAGCGCCTAATGGCTGCTCTGCGCGACCGGCTACTCACCGGTCTCGCGGGACTGGGTCTCGACCACCGCGTGAACAGTCCTGACACGGGTGTGCCTGGCGTCGTGAACATCGCCTTCCCCGGATGTGAGTCAGACGCATTGATGATGCTTCTGGATGCCGCGGGGATCGCGGTGTCCACAGGGTCCGCTTGCACCGTGGGGATCCCTCAACCGAGCCATGTCCTGACGGCCATGGGTCGTAGCCCCGCAGAGGCCAGATCGGCGCTGCGTATCAGCTTCGGGCGGTCGTCGCGCGCCGCTGACGTCGATGCTGTCCTGACATCATTGCCCCAGGCAGTGACCCGCGCCCGCCGCGCGGGAGTTCTGACCTCGGGGAGACCGGCATGA
- the mnmA gene encoding tRNA 2-thiouridine(34) synthase MnmA, with product MRVLAAMSGGVDSAVAAARAVAAGHDVTAVHMALSADPALTRDGARGCCTISDAHDARRAADILGIPFYVWDMAEEFRRTVVADFVAEYEAGRTPNPCIRCNQHIKFAALLERALALGFDSVATGHYARLEQCADGPVLRRARDHGKDQSYVLAVLRPDQLRHCLFPLGDSLKTEVRDEAAAWGLLIAQKPDSHDICFIPDGDTAGFLREQLGERPGVIVDADTGIQIGAHSGTYGFTVGQRKGLGVTDAPRSGRPRYVLTIEPVTRTVVVGDRADLAATTLAACDAVWCAPIPRPGAPLAVQIRAHGDPVDCVVIGAEPFGFDIESVTPLIGVAAGQSAVLYDGDQVVGQGTIRVAPLPVST from the coding sequence ATGAGGGTCTTGGCGGCGATGTCGGGTGGGGTGGACTCAGCTGTGGCTGCGGCCCGCGCTGTCGCTGCCGGCCACGACGTGACCGCGGTTCACATGGCGTTGTCCGCCGACCCGGCACTGACCCGCGATGGGGCCAGAGGGTGCTGCACGATCTCGGATGCCCACGACGCACGGCGCGCGGCCGACATACTGGGGATCCCGTTCTACGTGTGGGACATGGCGGAAGAGTTCCGCCGGACGGTCGTCGCGGACTTCGTCGCCGAATACGAAGCAGGCCGCACCCCCAATCCCTGCATCCGGTGTAACCAGCACATCAAGTTCGCGGCGCTGTTGGAGCGGGCCCTGGCGCTGGGGTTCGACTCGGTGGCAACTGGGCACTATGCGCGGCTGGAACAGTGCGCCGATGGTCCGGTTCTCCGTCGCGCCCGCGACCACGGGAAGGATCAGTCCTACGTACTGGCGGTCCTGAGGCCCGACCAGCTGCGCCACTGCCTGTTCCCGCTCGGCGATTCCCTGAAGACCGAGGTCCGCGACGAGGCCGCAGCATGGGGCCTGCTGATCGCGCAGAAGCCCGACAGCCACGACATCTGTTTCATACCGGATGGGGACACGGCCGGATTTCTGCGCGAGCAACTTGGGGAGCGCCCCGGCGTCATCGTGGATGCCGATACGGGCATCCAGATCGGCGCACACAGCGGCACTTACGGATTCACCGTCGGTCAGCGCAAAGGGCTGGGCGTGACCGATGCCCCTCGATCGGGGCGCCCACGCTACGTTCTGACGATCGAGCCCGTGACCCGTACGGTTGTCGTGGGAGACCGCGCCGATCTCGCCGCGACAACCCTGGCCGCGTGCGATGCCGTGTGGTGTGCCCCGATCCCGCGCCCCGGAGCGCCGCTGGCCGTACAGATTCGCGCGCACGGGGACCCCGTGGACTGCGTCGTGATCGGTGCCGAGCCCTTCGGTTTCGACATCGAGTCGGTGACCCCACTGATCGGGGTCGCCGCCGGTCAGAGCGCTGTCCTGTACGACGGCGATCAGGTGGTGGGCCAAGGCACCATCCGTGTTGCTCCGCTCCCCGTGTCGACCTGA